Genomic window (Ruminococcus flavefaciens AE3010):
AAAACTGTATCCGAGAAAGATCGGTCCTTCATTTATATTGATAATAACTGGAAGGATATGACCGACAGCGATATAAAAACAGTACTGAAAACGGACTTTTCTCCCAATAACTGCTGTATAAAGGCGATATACGCCAAATAAACAAGCCTATTTTCTCCGCCGCAGGCGGAATAGAAATAATAATAAAAAAACAGAAGGATATTTATGCAAAACCTGAATATCGTCCTTGTAGAACCCCAGATACCGCAGAATACGGGGAATATCTCCCGAACCTGCGCCGTTACGGGAGCAAGGCTCCACCTCGTCCGTCCGCTGGGCTTCGAGGTCAGCGACAAGCATCTTAAACGTGCAGGTCTGGACTACTGGGACAAGCTGGACATCACCTATTATGACAGCCTCGATGACTTCTTCGCAAGAAATAAGGGCGGTCACTTCTTCTACTTCACCACAAAGGGACTTCACGTCCACAGTGAAGCGGAATACCCCGACAACGCCTATCTTGTATTCGGGCGTGAGGACAAAGGACTTCCCGAGGAGCTTCTCCACGATAATCCCGACAGCTGCGTAAGGATACCCATGCGCAATGAGCTGCGCAGTCTCAACCTCTCAAACTCCGTGGCAATAGCGGTATACGAGGTGCTTAGACAGTGGGACTACCCCGACCTTTCCCGTGAGGGAAAGCTTACAAAATACGAATGGTAAAGGAGACAAAACTATGAATAAGATCGCTATACTTACCGATTCATGCTGCGACCTTCCAAAAGAGACTATAAAGGAGCTGGGCATAAAGGTAATTCCCTTTACTCTGACCGTTAACGGTGAGAGCTTCAAGGAGATATACGACAAGTCCACACAGGAGTTCTATGAGCTTCTTGAACATACAGACGAGATACCAAAGCATTCTCAGATAAACCCAACGGTATTCGAGGAGACCTACAAGGAGCTCTTCGAGCAGGGCTACACAGACATTATCAGCGTATCTATCAATTCCAAGGGCTCGGGAACCTTCAATAACTCCGTTATAGCCAAAAATGACTTCTTTGACAATAATCCCGAAGCCGAGGGAAAAATGCGAATCCACAATATCGACTCAAAGTGCTATTCCCTTTTCTACGGCTATCCCGTAGTGGAAGCCGCGAAGAAGGTACGCCGCGGCGCTGAGCCCGAGGAGATAGTGGCATATCTGGAGGACTGGTTCAACGTAAGCGCTATATACGCAGTTCCCTTTACTCTGAAATACGCCAAGAAATCGGGACGTATCTCCGCAGCAAAGGCATTTGCGGGAGAGCTTCTGGGACTGAAGCCCGTTATCATGTTCGCTGACGGCAATACCGAGACCGTTGACAAGATAAGGGGCGAAAAGAATATCGTTCCCAAGCTTGTTGAGATAATCGAGAAGAATATGACTCCTCAGACTCCTTATATAATGCTCCACGGCAGAGATGACACAGCGGCAAAGGAAGTGGAGAAGGAGCTTGCCAAAAAGACAGGCAAAAAGGCAGAGATGTTCGGCAGAATAGGTGCTGTTGTTACATCTAACATAGGTCCCGACCTTGTAGCCGTAGTTGTAAGACGCAAGAATAAATAAGTTTTTCAACATAAAGGGCAGACTGCGGTCCGCCCTTTTGCATATAGTGCAAACGCCTGTATTTCGCCATGTAAAAGAGCTTTTACATAGCTTGCAAAAGTCTTTTGACAGCTTTTTCGGTCAATGTAAAAACAAATTTATAGACCTTTCTCCCTGCTGATGCTATACTGGTGTCAGTCAAGAGAAAAAACCCAAGGAGGAAAAAATGGAAATAGGAAACCAGATCAAAAAGTACCGCGGAAAGCTGAACTGGTCACAGGAGACCCTTGCCGAAAAAGCATACGTCAGCCGCCAGACAGTTTCAAACTGGGAAAACGGCAAGAGCTACCCCGACATACACAGCCTTCTTATCCTTGGAAATCTTTTCAATATTTCTCTTGACGAATTAGTTAAAGGAGATGTTGAATCTATGAAAAATGAAATCGAAAAAAATGACGTGAAGAAATTCAATGCATTGTCATGGCTGTTTGCGGCAGAGTTTCTGGCATTACCCGTTTCTATTATTCCGCTGATAAAGTATCTCGGCTGGCTGGGCGGAGTAATATGGGGTATCCTGTTCGCCGTAACAATGTTCACGGCTGTAAAGGTCGAGAAAATGAAAAAGGCAAACAATATCCAGACCTACAAGGAAATAAAGGCTTTCATGGAGGGCAAGCCCCTTGACGAAATATCCGCAGAACGCAAAAGCAGCATAAGCAGTCCGCTTATAAAGGCTATATGCGGTGCAGCATTCGGATTTTTCACAGCTGCAATATGTGCATATCTGCTTTTCAGATAATACAGCAAAAGGGAACGCTTCAGCGTTCCCTTTTTTACTCAATACAGCTGTTACTGCATCTTGTATGAGTCGATCATCTTCTTACTGATGTGTCCGGAACGCCGAACGAACCGTCCTTCGCTCCGTTCATAGGTGATCTCTGCCGATATATTGGTCTTTAGCTTGACCTCCAGCTTCATCGAATCTTCGTTTATGGGTACAACATCTATACGGTCAATGATCGCTTTCGTCATTTCGTCCACCTCATCATGGGACATCTGATGCCCGTGAGTGTACATTGTACGGAAATATTTTTCAATATTTTCCATTTCCTTTGCGTAATCATCTTTTTCCCGTGCCT
Coding sequences:
- the trmL gene encoding tRNA (uridine(34)/cytosine(34)/5-carboxymethylaminomethyluridine(34)-2'-O)-methyltransferase TrmL, which codes for MQNLNIVLVEPQIPQNTGNISRTCAVTGARLHLVRPLGFEVSDKHLKRAGLDYWDKLDITYYDSLDDFFARNKGGHFFYFTTKGLHVHSEAEYPDNAYLVFGREDKGLPEELLHDNPDSCVRIPMRNELRSLNLSNSVAIAVYEVLRQWDYPDLSREGKLTKYEW
- a CDS encoding DegV family protein, yielding MNKIAILTDSCCDLPKETIKELGIKVIPFTLTVNGESFKEIYDKSTQEFYELLEHTDEIPKHSQINPTVFEETYKELFEQGYTDIISVSINSKGSGTFNNSVIAKNDFFDNNPEAEGKMRIHNIDSKCYSLFYGYPVVEAAKKVRRGAEPEEIVAYLEDWFNVSAIYAVPFTLKYAKKSGRISAAKAFAGELLGLKPVIMFADGNTETVDKIRGEKNIVPKLVEIIEKNMTPQTPYIMLHGRDDTAAKEVEKELAKKTGKKAEMFGRIGAVVTSNIGPDLVAVVVRRKNK
- a CDS encoding helix-turn-helix domain-containing protein encodes the protein MEIGNQIKKYRGKLNWSQETLAEKAYVSRQTVSNWENGKSYPDIHSLLILGNLFNISLDELVKGDVESMKNEIEKNDVKKFNALSWLFAAEFLALPVSIIPLIKYLGWLGGVIWGILFAVTMFTAVKVEKMKKANNIQTYKEIKAFMEGKPLDEISAERKSSISSPLIKAICGAAFGFFTAAICAYLLFR